The genomic region TCGCTCAACAGTTAGAGactcgtgctgataacgtgtttagAAAAGTATCTGAGAATGAATCTCCGATGTCTGTATTCCATTAACGTAAACAATATATACACAATGAACGGACGGCTTCACGCCCGCACGCCTGTTCGGGAGAAAAAGCACGTTTACTTTATGCGTTTACATTATTGCTAATTAGGATTAAGGGAATGAGTAACTGCTAATCTTCTAGAGTCTTCTTGTTCTCTCTGGATCTTCTGGAGACTTCTTATCTCTGGATGAGATCACCACCGTCTATTTTCCTTTAACAGAAATCACGACAATCCTGAACGAAGTGCAAGAGCTGGTGGCAATTAGCTTCACGTACGTCTTTCAAGCTTGTGCGTGCAAGACGATCAGCGAATATAATCACGCAGCCCACTTATGTGCCCAACACCCTTTAGGCCTTGTTTGATACTCTCGTATTCAcctcaatccatgtgtattgaggTGGATTGATGTGTAACTTAAATTAATTTACACCTCAATCCACTTCAATACATATGAATTGAGGTGAATACGAGAGTATCCAAACAAGGCCTTAGTTTCTTTTTATAATTTTGTTTGGTATTCTCCCCCTAGCTTCTTGCAGAATTGTCTACGTTCCAAAAAAAAAAAATGTAAAAACATGTAATATAACTAGTAAACATCGAACCAATCTCTTACATAATTAAATTAAATATTTTCCTGAGTTATGTTTTTCGTATTTGTAAGGATCCAAGTGAATAACTATATATAACCAGATAACAAGGATTGTGAGATATAATACAACTGAGAGGCTGGCTGACTAGGAAGTGGATTCTCACCTTGGCAGCCGTTAGGAAGGTAAGGGTTGCCGTCGAAACCTTGGTTGCACTTACAGATGTAGCCCCGTCCGCTGGCTGCGCTTGAGCAGAAGCTGTTGACGCTGCGGCACGCGTATCCTGCAGGGTTCTTGCAGTCGTCCTCCCCGATGGACCAGTCAAGGACCACCGGCGCCTTTCCACCACGGGAGCTGTTGAAGAACTGCAACAGCGAGCTAACATTGTtgacgaactccggcgacgagATGTTGCTGGAGCTAGAGGTCCACGACGTGAAGTTGGACGAGTCCATGAGCACCGCGAAACTGCAGCGACCAAATAAGTCCGCGCCGCCGTCGATCCCAGAGATGTCCATGAAGCCGGCGTCGAACCACACATGGAAATACGGCGGACCGTTGGGGATGACCGTCTGGCAGCATCCCATCCCGGAGCAAGTGTTTAGGGAGATCGTGCGGTTGAAGCACGTGGACACGCACCCGGTCAGGTAGTTATTCTCAGCAACGTTGTTCCTCTTCTTCCTGGTGTCACCGATGTACGCCAGCGCCCGGCACCCTACCACCGTGAACTTGTTGGCCGTGCTGGAGAAACGGTAATTGGCGCCCAAGGACCAGTGCCACTCGTCGGCCACCATCGTCCGAGACGCAGAGTCGTAGCAGTAAGAAGAGATAGGGAGGAGCACCTTGGCTTCACCTTGCTCCGGAGAGATGCTGAGGATCTCCACGCCGCCGCATGATCTTTTGCACTCCGCACCACCAATACTACTCTCCCCGGCGGCTAGCCATGGCATTGGCACGACCACCGCCGCACTGAGACACACTAGTCCTGCTACTAATACTGATGAGTGGGATGTCATCATGACTGACACTAGCTAGTAGTCTTCTTGAGCTGGTGACGGACTGGGAGCTCTGCTCTCCCCGTAAGCTACTTGTCTGAGCATTTTATTTGCCAAGTCGTGCTTCTGTCCAGAGGTCATGTCATGATCCGACTACCGCCGGTGACTCAACACTTCAGGCAACGGCAGAGGAACTGCTGCAGTGGCGCCGCTTTCTTCTGTGGAATAATGGATCCACTTGTGTGCGCCGCCCACGGTTGTTTGCCTGTCTGTGTCAGCATCTTGTCTTTGTGTGAGACAGACCTAAAGGGCACTCTTTTCATTTTTATATTTTCTTTTGATTTTTCAAAAATATATGTCGATGCGAAGGAATTACAAAACTGGGGGCCTGTCGCTCCTGGGTGGGGCCAGGGAAAAAAATCTCGGTGAAAAAATTTCGAGAAAACCGAAAATCACGTTTATCGGTGCGACCCGGTTTTTTACTTATCGCCCGAAATTTTCGTCGGTTTTGAATTCAGTTCATCCAAACCTACAGTTATGCATTTGGGCTACAAAGAAGAGGTCCAAAACGCTACCATCTGCTCCTTCTAGCCATTACCTACAAATAATCTACtccctccgttctcgaatatttgtcgctcgttagttcaaaaatgaactagcgggcgacaaataaaaaaaaacggagggagtacatttTTTCTGATTAAATTGAACTATTTTTTCTAAATTTTGTCCGAATTTTTTTTTGAGAAAAACGAAAAAACCGAGAAATCTAAGAAACGCGTTTCTCGGTGAGGTCCGGTTTTTTTGGTTACCGGTAAGGTAAACCCTGGGTGGGGGCTACAGGGGCCTATCGCCTATCACAGGCAATGTGGTGCGCCGGGGGGCATTTCGGGGAATTGAGTCCCGTCGTCCAGGCCAGGGGCGACAGGCCCCCTCCCCCATATAAAAGCCAGAACCAGCCCCCGGTGACCTCATTTGCAGCCCTAGGATTTCAGAGAAAGGAGAGAGGTGGGAGGAGAAAGGAAGCGGCGAAGCCCTGCCGGATTGTTGATCTGAAGGAAGCAGGTAATATATTTCGAAGCATATTTTCTTTTCGTAATGTATTTTAAGTAAAGTTTTTATTAGATAGCATTAACAGTTTAGTAGATGTAGTTTTACGTAGATTTATTTAGGGTCATAGTACATATGAAGATATTAATTTAGTTTAAGAATATATTGCTTAGTATAAATAGTGGATTTGGTTTAGTTGTATGTATTTTTATTTAGGATCACAGTAAGTAGTTACAAAATAAATCACAGTGGATATAGTTAACCTTGCGATGCACCGTAGAATTTAAGCAAAAGATCTGGTTACTAAGGTGGTAAGTATAGGTTCGTTTGATAGATAGTTTATAGAAAAATATACAGATAGGCCAAAAGAGTATCATAGCTtatgggtgtgtttggtttggcttttggctttggcttttaccccctaaaagccaaaagccaaaccaaagggttggatctaggaagcagctttttctaaaagccgactttcttgcagtgcaaaactgaaagcacctctggacctgcttttagcggcttttggatggaactgtgaaaatatatatggaaaaacttttagcgacttttagtggtttccaccaaacactttttagctttttaacagctcacagcccacagcagcttttttcacagctcacagcccacagcagcttttttcacagccacagcccaaccaaacagaccttaTATCTTGTGATGAAGGTGGATGAACGAATTGTGTCATACGATTCATTTGCAGATATATCGAACAAATTAgtgtttcaagtctattatggtgCCGGCCCTGCTATGTACGGTCCTCAGGGAGTAGACATGTCACTGTTTGAGCGTACGAGCATTGGAATAGATAAACCCTTAGAGAGAAGTTTTGGTTCAATTAAGAAATCGCTCGAGCGTGCCTTTGGTGTCAATCCGGCCGGAGACACATGTGCCGAGCGTACAAGTTGTTGTCAACTAGGAGGGTGAAGCTGACACGTGGGACTTGATGGGCATCGAGAACACTACTGCTTGGCAGGAATATATCGATGCAGCTACATTACGTGGGTGGCCTTTTGGCATGCGTGTACAGTTGCATGAAAAGCCACAACGCGTAATAGCACAAGATGAAGATGAAAGGTATCCGTCTGGATACGTGGAGGCAGAACAACCCGACAGAGCTGAGGGCCGCCGTGCTTATGACATAGAATCGCAAGGTGTGGCTGATGAAGGGGAGAGGATAATAAGAATTGTGGATGAAATGGAGGCTGAAGACCGTGAGGCACAGGAGATGGAAGAATGTGGGGACTCATCGGACGACGAGGCATACCCAGTGCCAACTGAGTGAAGGGGTTCGGCAACCCTATTATACAAGATGGCAGATGCCAAGAGTGGGAGTACCGAGAGAACGAGGTAGTGCAAGGAGCGAAGTATTCAAATATTGAAGCCGTGAAGGATGCTGTAAAGAAATGGGCTGTGTCATTAAGGAGAGAATTTTGAGTTGTCAAATCTGGCAGTAAGGAGTACGAGGTGAAGTGTTTGAAGGACGATGGGTGCCCATGGAGAGTACATGCCTACAAGGGTAGATGGAAAACTCACTGGGTATGTTCTATTGTTACGGAGCATACCTGTGTGTTGGATGGCGTTTAGAAAATACACCAAAATATGACATCGGACTTTGTCGCCCAAGAAGTATATGGTTTGATCCTCGAACGGCTCAATTACGAGCCGAAATTGATAGTCAGGCACATATATATAGAGCAGAAAGTATCAGTACATTATCAGCTACGTATGTAAGGGCATGGAGGGCTAAACAAAAGGTGTTCGAGATGAGATTTGGCACGTACGAGGCTTCATATGATAATCTGCCCGTATGTTGTCTCATGTTGTGCAGAGAAATCCAGGAAGCGCCTATCATATCTTCCTGGTACCAAGATCGCAAGGAGCACCAAGCATTCTTCAGCGAGCCTTCTTCTGTCTTGGTGCATGTGTCAGGGCATTTCAATACTGTGCCCCTGTACTATGGCACATTCCTGACCGGAAAATACAAAGGACAGATACTATCTGCAATTGGAGTTGATTGCAATAACCAAGTTGTCCCAATTGCATTTGCTTTTGTGGAGAATGAGAACACAGACAGTTGGTACTGGTTCCTGGAACGAGTCAAAATTCATGTGGTTGCCGCACGGCCTAATGTATGCCTGATAAGTGATAGGAATTTTGGACTGCTTGCGGCAATAAGGAAACTGCAGGAAGGGGATGGCATAGGTCATCCTATTTGGCCAGACGTGCAGAACAAGTGGTGTATTAGGCATATATGGGTGTAAACTTCCATGAACATTTCAAGAATAGAGACTTAATGCAATTGTTCAAGAGGTTGTGCACTTAGAACCAGCAAATAAAGTTCAATGTTCTCTGGCAAGAGCTTGAATCGTGGGTTTAAAAAGTCGTTAGGGTTTCAATGGTCATACTGTGTGAACCTTGTTATTTGTAAGTTTAAATCTTTCATGATATTTCTATAGTCGTGTTAATTTACAATCATTTCGTAGATGCAAAACATGTATCGGGAGAAGCTATGGCGGAAGAGGGGTCATCCCCCGGAGTTATATCCCAACGcgtctagtaaggatgctcctgttcctcctgacCTCCCTGtacctaactgtgactgtgggaGACCGGCTGTAGTATTTCGATCGAGACATCCAGACATGGCTCCTCATTGCTTTTACACATGCAGCAGTTTTAATGTAAGTGATTTTTCACTTCCATTGCTTTTTATTTTTTAATAGATGTTTACAAATATTTCGTTACATTCTTGTTGTGCAGGATCATGCGAAGTGCTTTTTTCTAGTGGATCGACGGTCCTGATAAGTTTGACCCTAGGTACCTCCTTTTCGACCATTGGTGGAGAGGGAGGAATACACGTGAGCGCTTTAAGCGGTGGGTGCCTCCTCCCCTGAACCCCCCGCCAATGACGGAGGAGGAGAAGAACCTTGCCACAAATAGACGACTAGAGTCTCCGCCTCCATACGATTGCGGAGATCGTGCTGTTATATGCCCGGAGAACCAGCAGGACTTTGTGTATCCTAATAGTGACTATGTGAGTCTATAACAAATGTCCTCAGTTTGTTATGTTTGTGCATAAATTTACTGACTAATGTATCCTCCTGTAGCCATACGGTAGGCGAAAGTGTTTTTTAGAGAGTGGTTGTATTGGCCTAAGTCTCATTGGCCGGAGCCAAaggaaaaggagaagaagaaaaaagagAGGAAGTACGAACCTGTACTATGCAGATGTGGtgttgaagctaagtatggactAGTTCCTTCAGAGCTTGGAGTAGGATATTTTTGTGGTCATATGGTAGACTACGAAGAGGTTGGTAATTGTATTTAATGTCATGAGATATATTGTTGCCTCCGTACTAATGTTTTGTTTCGTATGCGTAGGAGACCAGGAAATGCACTTGGGAGTACTACGATGATAAAGATGAAGTGAAGCATGAGATAAGGTCGAACAAACTCATGGGAGAGAAGATGCAGTGTGGATCTCAGCTCATTGATTCGTACATTAAACAGTGCGGACAGAAGATACGTAGGTTTGCCGAAGAACTTGGCTGTAATAGCCCGATGCGTGTTGAGCGGAGAAAAAGGAAGGTGGCTTACGAGAAGAGGGCACAGGAGGCTAGGGAAATGCCGGCGGCCAGAGCCGAGGAGGAAATGCTGGACAATCTTGCTGGTCATCTGTGTACCAGTGAGTGACACAAAGACGTGTTGTTTTTGCTCCCAAATTGTATTTGTGCTGTCGTTGCTAGCTACTTGTCTTTGTTAACTTGCAGAGATTGGATGCACCGGGAAGCACATCGTAGAGGAGGCCCGTGCAAGATACGTGGAGCAGAAAATGGCAGAGGTGGAGTTGCTGGCGGAGGAGGAAGGCGACACTTCAAGATTGAGTGAGCTTCTGGAGCTAGCTGAGACTGGATTACATGTGGAGGAGGAGGAATTTATGTCTCAGGCTGCCGATCAAGCAGAGGCCGCTCATTACAAGCGAAAGGCAGATGAGGCAAGTGCAGGTGTAATGTTGTTGGCCCAGGAGGAGGAGAACGAGTTAATATCCCAGGCTGCAGATGTGGTGGAAGCAGCATACTACAAGAGAAAGGCCGAGGAGGGAAATGCAGGACAATCAAGCAAGTGGAACAATATTGTGATTGAGGATTGTGCGACGGATGACACAGACGACGAGTTGCTTACTGATTATGTTTCGGACTGACTTCGCTACCCATGTGTTTGGTAGTACCTTGTATTCTGCATGGGTTGTTTCATTGTATTGTACTCTTTATGTATTTGTAATCACGAAAAAAATTCGCAAGAGTTTCCCTTGTTTTAGTCCCATCCACAGTTATAATAAGCAAACGCAATATGATCTAAGCATATATATCACTAGAGAATAGCATAGATAGTCCAAACATGCACCGGAAGTCGTCATCCATAGTCATTGGCAATTCCTCCGCATCGGCATATATTtttgaaaaataaaaaaaatataaaaatgaAAAGAGTCCTCTGTTTGGCCTGTGGGCGGGCCCCAAGGGCCTGTCGCCCGGGGTGACAGGCCCTTCGGGCCCACCCACAGGCCAAACAGAAGTGGCTTGGAGGTGGGAGGTCCCCTGTAGCCCCTGTGATGGGCGACAGGCCCCAGATTTGCAATTCCTTCACATCGGCATATTTTtttgaaaaataaaaaaaaataaaaatgaaaaGAATCTGACCTAAAGGTGGGCAAATGGGCCGGCACGAAGCCCGTATTTTTTGGCCCGGCACGACACGAAATATTTTTGGGCTAGGCCATGCCTGGGCCGTAGCCTGGGCCCGTGGgctggcccggcacggcccgtttacagTTGGCCCGAAGTAGCACGAATTTGGCCCGATTTGGCCCGGCCCAAATCCCCCCACTCCCCTCACTGGGCCCTGGCCTGTGGCCTCCCCGCCTGCCTGGCTGGCCCGACCCAGTGCACCCCGGCCATATATAATGTGGATGGCggacgccccgctcggccgctccGCTCGCCGCCTCGCGATTCAGCCGTTCCCCAATCCCCACTTCCCCTTCCCGGcttccctcccctccctccgaaccctaaccctaaaaccGGCGATTCGGCCAGCGACGAGGCAGATCCAAGCCTCCCTACCGTCGACGAGTCAGATCGAAGCCTCCCTAGTTCCTCGGTTTGGCAGTTCCTAGGCTCCCCGCTCCCCCGGCGACCCGGCCTCCCCCGCGCGCCCGTGCAGGTGTGGCGCCGCTGAGGCCGGTGTCCCGGCTCCCCTCTCCCTGCTAGCCTCCCCCGCGCCCGCGTGCAGGTGTGGCGTCTAGCCGCCGTGTGGCGCCGGTGAGACCGGTCTCCCTCACTCCCTGGTGAGGCCGGTCTCCCGTCTCCCCCATGCAACcaccttcttcttcctcccgaccGCCGAGACCGCCGGCTAGGGTGCCGTCAGCACGGCCGCCCGTCTGCTCGTCGGCCCCGACACCGTGTGCTATCGGGGTCAGGCTCGGCACCCCCCTCCGACCCGGCGACCGCGCCGGCGACAGCTTCATCCAGTGACATGGATGATCCCACACCCACTCCTCCCATTGATTCCAGTGATGTTGCTGCAAGTGTAGGCCCGACGACCATGAGCCAGGAGGAGAGCCAGCCGGTGACGGCCCAATCCTCTAGCACGACAAGCGGCAACAAGAGGGGTAGGAAGAGCAGCAGTGATGTGTGGAACGATTTCGAGCAGCTCTTCAAAGATGTGAATGGTAAGAAGGTAAGGTACGCTGCTAAGTGTAACTATTGCAAATCTCAATTGAGTGCTGCTAGTGTTGCTGGAATAGGCCACTTGATACGACATAGAAAAGCTTGTGATGCAAAAGCATAGCATAGATCTCAGACACAAGCATTGCTTTAGTTCAATGTAGATGGCACAGTTAGGCATTGGGAGTATAATGTTGATGTTGCTCGCACTGAATTGTGCCGTTTGATTGCTACGTTAGACCTTCCTCTCGGTATTGGTAGCCATCCTGCTTTTGAAcgttactgtcggggaccataattaggggtaccctcaagacgcctaattctcagctggtaacccccatcagcataaagctgcaaaggcctgatgggtttgattaagtcagggatcagtccatacgagtgacttaaccacgccacgcccgagcctagcctcgggcgagggcagccgaccctaAGATGACTCCGTCTCGCCTGAGGTCTCCTCTTTCACGGcagacgcatctccggctcgccctagGCCCCGCCTCCGATAAGGAgaaaccctgactaaatcaccgcaccAACCGACCGAGTCACCAGGGCGTTTAACGCAAAAGGTAAGACCGACGGGCGACCAGACTTCGCCAGTGGTGCCATAGgagactccgcccgacccagggctcggactcgggctaaggccccggaagacggcgaactccgctccgcccgacccagggctcggactcgggctaaggccccggaagacggcgaactccgctccgcccgacccagggctcggactcaggctaaggcctcggaagacggcgaactccgctccgcccgacccagggctcggactcgggctaaggccccggaagacggtgacctccgcctcgcccgacccagggctcggactccgcctcggCCTCTGCCGaataatctccgcctcgcccgacccagggctcggactctgtctCTGTCTTGCAggacggactcagcctcggcctcggaggagcctccacgacgcCCGACCTAGGACAcaggaccgccacgtcaacaagaagcgtcatcatcaccctgccctgagccgacttgggtcgcagagaacaagaccggcgtcccatctggccagctatgCCAGATAGgccatgatggcgccccgctagatcatgacgacggcggctcccagctcccttacgaaagcaggagaacgtcagcaaggacccagccACCTCGACAGCTGTCCCCCCGTCCGGCTCCGTTactcctccaacagccacgacgcCACACCAACAGGGTGCcacgatctctccggctgccacctgggcatgtacatagggcgctagctctccctcgctagacacgtagcaccttgctacacccccatcttgtacacctggaccctctccttacgactataaaaggaagggccagggccttcttagagaaggttggcctcgCGGGGACGAAAGgcaggggcaggcgctctctCGGGGCCGCTCTCTCCCTTCACCTCGTgcagacgcttgtaaccccctactgcaagcgcacccgacctgggcgcgggacgaacacgaaggccgcgggaattCCTCCGACTCCCTCAcgacccggctccggccaccgactctctctctctctctgttccccccttcgcgctcgctccacgcgctcgacccatctgggctggggcacgcggcactctcactcgtcggctcgaggaccccccggtctcggaacgccgacagttggcgcgccaggtagggggtcttgctgcgtgttgacgttcgatttcccgtcaagctccagatgggcagtctccaacaacctcttcaacccgggacggtgctccgtttcgggaacctcgagttcatgtctctcgatggcgactacgacatgatactccttccaccgccgcgcgacgacgacattgGTGgcggacagcccgcccgccggcggcggaatcgacgacgtctttccCGCGTTGGGGAAGGACAACTTTCGAGCTCGCCCCATCCTCTCCCTCGCCATcggaggagaaggaggcggggcaaccggggccgagcgggaggccgcgctccgACGGCTGTCGAGCAAATCGACATCCCCGGCGCCCCAGCGGAGGACACGCCAAGCGTCGCCCTCGCGTTCGAGGCAAACGCGAGCGCCATCCCCCCGCAACACGTCgaccccgagcaagtggacgacgccagcacgctcacggagggcctgcaggacgtcgccctcgtacccaaGACGACGGCGCGGTCAGCCCCCGACACGACTTcatcgctcctcgtcgacaaaaaggtaccgactgCTCCCCATCTTTCgttatttcgactcggcctcagcccgcctggcgacttcgctttggcgggcgctcacattgaggcgagtgcaacctctctggggtttcgtgtgcggtcgccttgggaccgattgacgggtgtctcgacctacggaccctctgggtccgaggaagatgacgaccccagcatctgctgggatttctccggatctggcaaccctagtgccatgcgggactttatgaccgcatgtgactactgcctctccgactgttccgacggcagccgcagccttggcgacaaggactgcggcccgagtcgcgaatgtttccacatcgagctaggggatccctccggagGCGGctgtctcggcatgccggaggatggtgatccccctaggccagcgcctcgcgccgacatcccgcgggagctagctgtggtccccgttccggcggggggtcacgacccacagctcgagcaagtccgcggggcgcaggccgggTTCGATGAAGGAGCAGGAGCGCTCGAGGCAATCcgccagaacatcgggcaggtatgggcgagcCAAACCCCGGCCGGaggaatacgtcacctgccccaaggtctccagcaccgcatcgccaacgatgccagggaCAAACCGCCACCCGCATCCGGCGGGACTGGCCAGGACCTGGTCgctgcagcaatgctcctccgcgcgatgccggagtcatcaaccaccgagggtcggcgaatccagggagaactcaagcatctcctggaaggcgctgcggcccggcgggccgagagctctgcctcccgcaggcagggatacccctcggaacctcgtgccgcgacttcccgactcacgcgggaagcctcggccttcaccgggcgcacgcgcaacaccgcgcctgcggccccgggccacctcggcgtcGAGCAccctcatcgcgaccgtcgggcacgcctcgacgaaagggtgcgccgaggctaccaccccaggcgtgggggacgttatgacagcggggaggatcgaagtccctcgcccgaaccacccggtccgcaggtcttTAGCCGAGCCATTCGGCGGGCGCCGTTTCCGCCCtgattccgacccccgactactatcacgaagtactcgggggaaacgagaccggaattgtggcttgcggactaccgcctggcctgtcagctgggtgggacggacgatgacaacctcatcatccgaaacctccccctgtctctctccgacaccgctcgtgcctggttggagcacctgcccccggggcagatttccagctGGGAGGATTTGGTCCAGGCTTTCGCCgggaacttccagggcacgtacg from Zea mays cultivar B73 chromosome 6, Zm-B73-REFERENCE-NAM-5.0, whole genome shotgun sequence harbors:
- the LOC103629036 gene encoding uncharacterized protein, giving the protein MMTSHSSVLVAGLVCLSAAVVVPMPWLAAGESSIGGAECKRSCGGVEILSISPEQGEAKVLLPISSYCYDSASRTMVADEWHWSLGANYRFSSTANKFTVVGCRALAYIGDTRKKRNNVAENNYLTGCVSTCFNRTISLNTCSGMGCCQTVIPNGPPYFHVWFDAGFMDISGIDGGADLFGRCSFAVLMDSSNFTSWTSSSSNISSPEFVNNVSSLLQFFNSSRGGKAPVVLDWSIGEDDCKNPAGYACRSVNSFCSSAASGRGYICKCNQGFDGNPYLPNGCQALFRRRSDDAVGDLSLWFPFRLGHLGDIVGATARGVTGLFFPGWFTEQEEEEEVVEEGIPPTSDPQADNCFYFDICGSEQDTSDNKEQEEEEEVVEEGIPPTSDPQADNCFYFDICGSEQDTSDNKGRYQFFNCMHSNLFEEYKFFPKYPDKQLKIAAILFVQLIDAVKELDE
- the LOC103629037 gene encoding uncharacterized protein isoform X1, coding for MVDYEEETRKCTWEYYDDKDEVKHEIRSNKLMGEKMQCGSQLIDSYIKQCGQKIRRFAEELGCNSPMRVERRKRKVAYEKRAQEAREMPAARAEEEMLDNLAGHLCTKIGCTGKHIVEEARARYVEQKMAEVELLAEEEGDTSRLSELLELAETGLHVEEEEFMSQAADQAEAAHYKRKADEASAGVMLLAQEEENELISQAADVVEAAYYKRKAEEGNAGQSSKWNNIVIEDCATDDTDDELLTDYVSD
- the LOC103629037 gene encoding uncharacterized protein isoform X2, whose amino-acid sequence is MGEKMQCGSQLIDSYIKQCGQKIRRFAEELGCNSPMRVERRKRKVAYEKRAQEAREMPAARAEEEMLDNLAGHLCTKIGCTGKHIVEEARARYVEQKMAEVELLAEEEGDTSRLSELLELAETGLHVEEEEFMSQAADQAEAAHYKRKADEASAGVMLLAQEEENELISQAADVVEAAYYKRKAEEGNAGQSSKWNNIVIEDCATDDTDDELLTDYVSD